In Gadus macrocephalus chromosome 11, ASM3116895v1, a single genomic region encodes these proteins:
- the LOC132467645 gene encoding tumor necrosis factor receptor superfamily member 5 isoform X2 yields MGVKRMNCNPNAYVAQETRCCARCPAGQYVGRDCDSTRHTECLDCEAEVFTDKQNGLSQCLLCAKCDNKNQTVVKECQAHENRQCGCNTGFYCHDASCEQCVQITSCPPGQGVRVQATVTNDTICGPCDSGMFSNVSDRTSPCKAHTSCEEQGRPLEMPGTDIADAICGPFKSGCSWELPAGLWSGLALNTLLLFLGLIFWRTRRRSRKTVFSSVPADPGVSGGRPGVHLPPHAPSPHLDIHCQESCDCPSHITVDFECCSPDRVVENGLHKTQPEWTSFPNPFNHEDQHGNGRPDQLLGASLGLHSEPQEDEWCGT; encoded by the exons ATGGGGGTCAAAAGGATGAATTGTAATCCAAACGCGTATGTTGCCCAAGAAACCAGATGCTGTGCTCGCTGTCCGGCAG GACAGTATGTCGGCAGAGATTGTGACTCAACCAGGCACACTGAGTGTTTAGACTGTGAAGCAGAGGTTTTCACAGACAAGCAGAACGGCCTGTCTCAATGTTTATTATGTGCAAAATGCGACAACA AAAACCAGACGGTGGTGAAGGAATGCCAGGCCCATGAAAACCGGCAGTGTGGCTGCAACACGGGCTTCTATTGCCACGATGCCAGTTGTGAACAATGTGTACAGATCACCTCCTGTCCCCCGGGCCAAGGGGTCAGGGTTCAAG CCACGGTGACAAATGATACAATCTGTGGTCCCTGTGACAGTGGGATGTTCAGCAATGTGTCAGACCGCACTTCACCTTGTAAAGCACACACCAG TTGTGAAGAACAAGGGAGACCGCTGGAAATGCCTGGAACCGATATTGCTGATGCTATCTGTGGTCCCTTCAAATCTG GGTGTTCCTGGGAGTTACCAGCAGGCCTGTGGTCTGGGCTGGCCTTGAACACTCTCCTCCTGTTTCTTGGACTGATCTTTTGGCGGACAAGACGCAGATCACGTAAAACAG TGTTCTCCAGTGTTCCTGCTGATCCAGGGGTGTCAGGAGGCCGACCGGGAGTCCACCTCCCACCGCATGCCCCGTCCCCGCATTTGGACATCCACTGCCAGGAGAGCTGCGACTGCCCCTCACACATCACAG TGGACTTTGAGTGCTGCAGCCCTGACCGCGTGGTTGAAAATGGCCTGCACAAAACGCAACCGGAATGGACCAGCTTTCCTAATCCCTTCAATCATGAAGACCAACACGGGAACGGGAGGCCGGATCAGCTGCTAGGAGCCTCGCTCGGCCTCCACTCCGAGCCTCAGGAGGACGAGTGGTGCGGGACGTAG
- the LOC132467645 gene encoding tumor necrosis factor receptor superfamily member 5 isoform X1, which translates to MGVKRMNCNPNAYVAQETRCCARCPAGVSNYVGRDCDSTRHTECLDCEAEVFTDKQNGLSQCLLCAKCDNKNQTVVKECQAHENRQCGCNTGFYCHDASCEQCVQITSCPPGQGVRVQATVTNDTICGPCDSGMFSNVSDRTSPCKAHTSCEEQGRPLEMPGTDIADAICGPFKSGCSWELPAGLWSGLALNTLLLFLGLIFWRTRRRSRKTVFSSVPADPGVSGGRPGVHLPPHAPSPHLDIHCQESCDCPSHITVDFECCSPDRVVENGLHKTQPEWTSFPNPFNHEDQHGNGRPDQLLGASLGLHSEPQEDEWCGT; encoded by the exons ATGGGGGTCAAAAGGATGAATTGTAATCCAAACGCGTATGTTGCCCAAGAAACCAGATGCTGTGCTCGCTGTCCGGCAGGTGTGTCTAAC TATGTCGGCAGAGATTGTGACTCAACCAGGCACACTGAGTGTTTAGACTGTGAAGCAGAGGTTTTCACAGACAAGCAGAACGGCCTGTCTCAATGTTTATTATGTGCAAAATGCGACAACA AAAACCAGACGGTGGTGAAGGAATGCCAGGCCCATGAAAACCGGCAGTGTGGCTGCAACACGGGCTTCTATTGCCACGATGCCAGTTGTGAACAATGTGTACAGATCACCTCCTGTCCCCCGGGCCAAGGGGTCAGGGTTCAAG CCACGGTGACAAATGATACAATCTGTGGTCCCTGTGACAGTGGGATGTTCAGCAATGTGTCAGACCGCACTTCACCTTGTAAAGCACACACCAG TTGTGAAGAACAAGGGAGACCGCTGGAAATGCCTGGAACCGATATTGCTGATGCTATCTGTGGTCCCTTCAAATCTG GGTGTTCCTGGGAGTTACCAGCAGGCCTGTGGTCTGGGCTGGCCTTGAACACTCTCCTCCTGTTTCTTGGACTGATCTTTTGGCGGACAAGACGCAGATCACGTAAAACAG TGTTCTCCAGTGTTCCTGCTGATCCAGGGGTGTCAGGAGGCCGACCGGGAGTCCACCTCCCACCGCATGCCCCGTCCCCGCATTTGGACATCCACTGCCAGGAGAGCTGCGACTGCCCCTCACACATCACAG TGGACTTTGAGTGCTGCAGCCCTGACCGCGTGGTTGAAAATGGCCTGCACAAAACGCAACCGGAATGGACCAGCTTTCCTAATCCCTTCAATCATGAAGACCAACACGGGAACGGGAGGCCGGATCAGCTGCTAGGAGCCTCGCTCGGCCTCCACTCCGAGCCTCAGGAGGACGAGTGGTGCGGGACGTAG
- the rbp5 gene encoding retinol-binding protein 5, protein MAKPNYSGTFHMVSQDNMDAYLATLDINFALRKIVCLLKPTKQVEHDPATGGMRIRTMTTFKNFDMDFSLGKEFTEDLGPVDGRVCQTTVDWAGDKLLCVQRGEKEGRGWTHWLEGNLLHLEMRCEGVTAKQVFKKAD, encoded by the exons ATGGCTAAACCCAACTACTCTGGGACCTTTCATATGGTTTCTCAGGACAACATGGATGCCTACCTCGCAACTTTGG ATATCAATTTTGCGCTGAGGAAAATAGTGTGCTTACTGAAGCCCACTAAACAGGTTGAGCACGACCCAGCCACGGGGGGTATGAGGATCCGCACCATGACCACGTTTAAGAATTTTGACATGGATTTCTCTCTGGGCAAGGAGTTCACAGAAGACCTCGGACCCGTGGATGGACGGGTCTGCCAG ACTACTGTGGACTGGGCAGGAGACAAGCTGTTGTGTGTCCAgcgaggggagaaagagggacgCGGCTGGACTCACTGGCTGGAGGGAAATCTGCTGCATTTG gAGATGAGATGTGAGGGTGTCACTGCCAAGCAAGTTTTCAAGAAGGCAGACTAA
- the LOC132467645 gene encoding tumor necrosis factor receptor superfamily member 5 isoform X3 has product MLPKKPDAVLAVRQYVGRDCDSTRHTECLDCEAEVFTDKQNGLSQCLLCAKCDNKNQTVVKECQAHENRQCGCNTGFYCHDASCEQCVQITSCPPGQGVRVQATVTNDTICGPCDSGMFSNVSDRTSPCKAHTSCEEQGRPLEMPGTDIADAICGPFKSGCSWELPAGLWSGLALNTLLLFLGLIFWRTRRRSRKTVFSSVPADPGVSGGRPGVHLPPHAPSPHLDIHCQESCDCPSHITVDFECCSPDRVVENGLHKTQPEWTSFPNPFNHEDQHGNGRPDQLLGASLGLHSEPQEDEWCGT; this is encoded by the exons ATGTTGCCCAAGAAACCAGATGCTGTGCTCGCTGTCCGGCAG TATGTCGGCAGAGATTGTGACTCAACCAGGCACACTGAGTGTTTAGACTGTGAAGCAGAGGTTTTCACAGACAAGCAGAACGGCCTGTCTCAATGTTTATTATGTGCAAAATGCGACAACA AAAACCAGACGGTGGTGAAGGAATGCCAGGCCCATGAAAACCGGCAGTGTGGCTGCAACACGGGCTTCTATTGCCACGATGCCAGTTGTGAACAATGTGTACAGATCACCTCCTGTCCCCCGGGCCAAGGGGTCAGGGTTCAAG CCACGGTGACAAATGATACAATCTGTGGTCCCTGTGACAGTGGGATGTTCAGCAATGTGTCAGACCGCACTTCACCTTGTAAAGCACACACCAG TTGTGAAGAACAAGGGAGACCGCTGGAAATGCCTGGAACCGATATTGCTGATGCTATCTGTGGTCCCTTCAAATCTG GGTGTTCCTGGGAGTTACCAGCAGGCCTGTGGTCTGGGCTGGCCTTGAACACTCTCCTCCTGTTTCTTGGACTGATCTTTTGGCGGACAAGACGCAGATCACGTAAAACAG TGTTCTCCAGTGTTCCTGCTGATCCAGGGGTGTCAGGAGGCCGACCGGGAGTCCACCTCCCACCGCATGCCCCGTCCCCGCATTTGGACATCCACTGCCAGGAGAGCTGCGACTGCCCCTCACACATCACAG TGGACTTTGAGTGCTGCAGCCCTGACCGCGTGGTTGAAAATGGCCTGCACAAAACGCAACCGGAATGGACCAGCTTTCCTAATCCCTTCAATCATGAAGACCAACACGGGAACGGGAGGCCGGATCAGCTGCTAGGAGCCTCGCTCGGCCTCCACTCCGAGCCTCAGGAGGACGAGTGGTGCGGGACGTAG